Genomic window (Pristis pectinata isolate sPriPec2 chromosome 28, sPriPec2.1.pri, whole genome shotgun sequence):
tttcttgtggtcctgggcagagcagttgccgtaccaagccgtaatgcatccagataggatgctttcaatatgcatcgataaaagttggtgagtgtcaaaggggacatgccaaatttctttagcctcttgaggaagtagagtcgctggtgagctttcttggccgtggcatctacgtggttggaccaggacaggctattggttatcTTTACTCCTTGCATGTAAAGATGTCAACAGGCAAAATAAGGAAAGTACTGATGAAGAATGGGTCCAAGTAAAGACCTGTGCAACAGTCTGAGTGTGGTGGTGGACCTGACCAACTGCTCTGCGCCTGTCTTTGTGGAAGGGCCTTGATGTTGGGAGGAAGGAAGTTAGTGACTGGAAATGAGAGAGTGGGACAAGCGTGCTGAAGGTTCCTGCACAGTCAGCAGCATTGGGAACGTGTTCCAGGCTGTTGAAAGGAGGAACTGACTCCATCGTTTTCTGACCCCCGTGGCTAAAGGCCAGATACTGGTGGGTTGGAACCTGGCTGATGTGCTATTGTCATTTAAAGGATGAGAAAGGAATAGGCTGAGTAACTGAAGACCACCCGGCCTGACACTGGTTACATCCATGAGGCACAACGTCGGGCAGTGTTTGGGAGGTGTGCATTAATCCAGGACAGTCGGCGTGGTCTTGACTAACTTGATTGGATTTTATGTGGCAGTAACGAGGAGTGTCCGTGAGGATATCATGTTTGATGTGGTCTGTGTGCATTGTGGCAGGATGTTAAATcgtcaggtgacatctgtgggaAATCTGGGTATGGATAGGGTGTATTCTTACTGGGAGGTGACGTGCGTTTTATATTGAACAAGCAATCCACGTGAGGATTTCTTATTGCAGCTGTGAGTGATGGTCGCACAGCTGCGGTTACTGTGACCTCTGTGGCCAAGTACTGGACCGGTCATCTTTTGTCTAGGTGTGACTTTGCCCTAAGGACAGAGTGAACCTTCTCATTTCTCAGAAGTAGTTCACTCAACTCCTCGGGGCAGGGCAGGGATGGGGGAGGCTGAACTATTAGCTCTCTGCCATGGGAAATGAGTCCTTCCTGTTTTGCTGTCTGTGCTTCAGTTTATTAACCTTAATTAAAACTTGTGGTCCCAATTCCATTGACCCATTGACTAAGTTTCTCAAAGAATCTGGTGCCTGTGACCTCAAATCAACCTGATTATTCCTTCTTGCCTTCTGTGCTCGTTTGATGATGTATTAGTAAATTACTAGTTTATGATAACATGGTATTGTGTTATTTACATGTATAGACTGGGTTCATAGAAATGATCACAGCACTGGGTGCCCGTCGAGACGATGCCAACTCTAAGAAAAGCAATCTCTTCCATCTCAttccccatatccctgcaaatGATTCTCACTCAAGTGCTATACAACTCTTTATTGAAGGAACTGTTACTGGGCCTCGAACGCCAATAGGCAGTGGATTCCATGTGTGAACAGAGTCTTTTCTCACTTTACAAAGTTTAaaatgtcccctggttcttgacccatCTATTGATGGGACAGTCCCTCCTATCGACTTGGTCACGGGACTGTACGTCTCCATCAAATCTGTTCAGAACCACCTTCACTCCAGTGCGGTCATCCTGGCTTCTACTGTCCATCCTCGctgctgaagtccctcatccctggaatcattttgctaaacctttcctgcatcctctgtGGATGACAGAATAAGTGGACAATGCCCCAAATTGTGTGACATTCGCATTCCACCTGTGAATTCCACGCTGGTTCAGTTAACCTGTAGTTGTGATGATGGTTAGTGATGACCTTGCTGCTGCTCACTGATCTCTTCAGTCACAGGGTTAACGGTGAGTGCACGATTTGTGTTGACTAACCTTCTCCCTGTGTATTCCAGAGGCACTGGCCGCAGTGCTCAGTGTGTTCCTGATCTACGCTGTAACCGTCGGCCTTGTTTACGAAGCTGTTCAGAGGACCATCCACCAGGACTTTGAGATCCATGCGGATGTGATGATCATCATTGCAGCAGTTGGAGTTGCCATTAACCTGATGTAAGTCCAGCATTTACTTTAAAGAGCAAAGTTTTCTTCCTAATGTGGTGGCAAATAGTCTGGTGAGGTGACCACAGGCGGTGATGGTTTGTTTCCCCAGATTCATTGGTTTGAGCTTCCAAAGGCCGGGGGAATTACCAGTGGAGGCTGATgcccagggtggggtgggggcagcacAGACTGGGAGGTtaggagagagttgggggggggggaggggggaggttgcCGAGTGacataggcaggtgagggggggtgtggtTGCCAAGTGACgtagggaggtgagtggggggggtTGCCcagcgatggggggggggggtggttgcccAGCAACGTGAGGAAAGGACATGGAAAGAGTGCCCAGTAATGGAGTGAGGTATAGTCACGTCTGACTGTAATCCTCCCCAAATAAAGATTAATACCATTTCTGACTTAAACCACTCAGAAAATTCACCACAGTTGGGGGGAGTTGATTTCCATCCACTGAGatgaaattatttaattgttttggCTTTGATTGGTCGTGATTTTCTGCCACGTGTTGGGATGGCCCTGACTGGACAGCTGATACTTTGGCTGTTCAGAATGATGATGGAGTTTGAGGTCAGACCCTGGCTGAGCGATTGtgttctgcacttttttttcacTGTTTATAACTTACATGTTTCTAATTTAAATTTACCAGAATGGGATTTTTGCTGAAGCAGTCCACTCATCCCCATTCCCACTGTCCTTCAGAAAAGGCTGCCAGAGGAGCTTCTGGGAATGCTCCTGAACGTGCTGATCATTCTGGGAATCTGGCAGTCCGAGCTGCTTTCATCCATGCTCTGGGAGACGTGGTGCAGAGCGTTGGAGTCCTGGTGGCAGCTTATATCATCCGGTTTAAAGTACGTGTGCCCATCCTTTGTTGCACTGTATGGCTCCATAGTGAGGTGGGAGTGCTGTCCGATCCCTGATGTGCAGAGGGCAACACTGATTTCACAGCAGCGACCAGACCTGTTTTGGGAGATGAGGACGTGCTTTCTGGAGTTTGGGCTGGAACAGAGCGATTGAGAAATAAGAAACTGGAGCAGATTGTCCTGCTCTGCTGCTGACTGAGGTCAGGACTGCTCCACATTGCAATCTTCCTGGACTCCCCATGTTTTCAGTGTTCAAAACTCTATCGATCTGTGTTTTATTGTATTAGTTTTCAGGATTAGGGATTTGCTGGCAAGGTTAGCATGTATCACCCTGAGAAGGGTGGGGGAGATGGTGAACTCGGTGACAGAGACTCCTGGGCTCTGCAGAGAGgaaaaatccaaagattcaccactccaAATGAAGGAACTTCTcgtctcaatcctaaatggtccAGCCCTTGCCCTGTGACCCTGGTCCCAGACTCCTCAACTGGGGGGGGGGataacatcctccccacatcgaGCCTGTCGAACCCAGTAAGAATTATGTAAGTTTTAATGAGAACCACCCTGAATCTTTCAAACTCTGGCAGATCCAGCCCTGGTcccctcagtctctccttgtTTGGCACATCTGCCATCGCTGGAACCTTCACCACACCCCCTTCAAGGATGGTATATCCTTTTTTATAGAGAACAAAACTGCCCACACCTGGTGGGTTTGAATCAGGACCCATGTAGTTGCACCAAGATAATTGTAATCAAGACCTcacatcctcttgcaataaaagccaacatttcatttgcctttaaTTCTTCAGGCACGCTCTATCTATACCTGGGATTGTTCAATACCTGGTGCTTGTAAATACAAGGGCTTCACTGCACAAAGAAAGCAGTTGGACCCATTCCAGGGGTTTACAAACTCCCAAACACGCAGCTGCTGTCTTTATATTCAATGTCCACCTGAGGTGAAACTTGGAGCGATTTTCCCCCAGACCCACACCCAATTTTATTGCTGTGCTGTGAGATCAGTGCAAGGAATTTCAAACACTGCCTTTGTTCCAGAGCCTGGACACAAAGCAGTCTACTTCCTGTCCTttcagaataaatattttgcttgtAGTATCCCTTTAACTTTCGGTGAACTATTCCTTCTGTGCCCTGTTGTCTCCAGCCGTCCATGGTACTGTAGAAATGACCGGCTAGGTACCCCACCCGGAGCACTGGTGACTAGGGGCCAAGCAATGTTTCGGCTGTTTTAGTGGTGCCTGGTCGTTTCAGTAAAACTCTGTATCCAGTGGCTCTGTACCTGTTCGCTCCTTGTTTTGGGGTCCAGTGTCAGAGTTTTGACAAactgaaactcaccaggttcGATTTCCTCCTCCCTTTTAAACGTGTTGAGCGACTAAAATACTGAACCACTGTGTAACCTgtaaaaacaaagtgaaatgaAAGTGTGCTGGGTTATTAATGgggggaaatgttcaatagtccaGGAAATCTGCCAGTCTGCTGCCAAAGTCCTGAGCCTGCCAGATTACTGGAGTTCTGCTTTGACCAGATATTGCCCGGAGTTCTGCTTTGACCAGATATTGCCCGGAGTTCTGCTTTGACCAGATATTGCCCGGAGTTCTGCTTTGACCAGATATTGCCCAGAGTTCTGGGGGTGTGAATCGACAACTGATTCTGTCTGTGGCTCAGCTGGTGGTTTGGCTCTGAAtcctcttcatttctctttcacaGCCGGCCTACAAGATTGCTGACCCAATCTGCACCTACATCTTCTCCTTTCTCGTTCTGTGCACAACATTCCGGATAATACGCGACACTGCTCTGATCTTTCTGGAAGGTACAAGTTTTGGTCAAAAGTGGtcgttttttttccctcaaagaTAGTGGTTGAAAAGCAACTCTAATTGGATCTTCTCCACTCCAGGGTGGGCgtggagagtttttttttaaatttgtttctcaatatctgcagcttttttccttttctcagaATTATTTTCATGAATAATACTCAAATAGGAAATTATTACATTTCAGAAATTTGTTTGTGTGACTGTCACTTTGGTTGGAAACACATGATATTGGACTCATTGCCTGGAGGGAGCCGCACTGATCGTGTGGGGACATTCCTTTATAATGATCAAGCTGACTTGTTTGCCCTGATGCTCTAAAGTGAGATGACATCTTTCTATTATTTAATTCCTCACTGCCCCGGTtggaaaaaatataatttaaattctAACCTGAAATGGGGAGAGTTCTGTTTGATGGCATCTTGTGTTTCAGACTCGGCTTGGTGTAAAGTCAGGTACATCGGGTACCAAATGTTTCCACCAGTAACGAGAGCTGAGAGCTGGGTGTTAACATGGACAGTAGGTGTGCAGCATGTTCCCAACAGTCTGTGCTGCAGTTCATCAGTCTCCTAACCAAAAGGACTGACAAAGAATTTGGACACTGGTGGGAGGTCGGGAGAACTGAGGTGCAGAGCAAAGAAGTAAAACAAAGACCTTTCCCATATACCGAACCCATCCGGTTCAGTCGTGTCCTTCGGAAGTGAATCTGTTGTCCTTGTCTacgtgtgactccaggcccaccgaCGTGGTTGGCTCTTAACTAACCAGTTCAAAGGAAGATGTGGATGGGTAATCAAGGCTGGCATTTCCAGTAGTGCCCAtgttccatgaatgaataattttCTTTAAGGAAAGTGAGGCAGAGactggaagtggaggaggaggcAGGGAGGTGTCACTGACTGGCACATCTCTCGGTGAAGGGCAGACAGTGGTTGAAGGGCCACGAGCTGTAAGCTTCTAGATTGTCCCCAACCTGAGAGTCACTGAGCTGTGGGCACCCCATCCCCACCGTTCTGGACAAGTCCCACTGGTGCTGCCACACTACTGGTCTGGAGCACGTTTTGGGTCTTTTTGCTGTCCTAACAATTCCAATTGTCAGCAAGGTGACTCCAGActtagatttatcatcactgacatatgacatgaaatttgttttgtggcagcagtacagtttaagacataaaaatcaataaattgcaaaataaaggaataacaaggtagtgttcatgggttcaaggaccattcataaatctgatggcggaggggaagaagctgttcctgaatcatttgagtgtggatcttcaggctcctgtacctcctccccaatggtagtaacgagaagaaatGATGTAATATTGTGGAACTTCCCGTTGTGTGGCTGTCTCTTGGAGCCGGTCTTCCTGCCACTGGCTCTCCTTTCATTGGTCTTCTGTACCCCTCAGGTACTCCGAGACACCTTGATGTTCATCGTATACGGGATTCGCTGCTAAAGATAGAAGATGTCCATTCTGTTCAGGATCTGAATGTGTGGTCACTAACCATGGGGAGAACAGCAGCCATCGTGCACTTGAGGCTGAGTAAGTGGTGTCCACATTTATCCCACTACTGGCATTATCGTgggtatgaccttgcacctttggTACTGGATAGTTGTGAGCTGGTGCAAGAAAAGCCTTCATCTGATTGCCTCCTCCTGTGTGTCTTGTTTCCTGTGGTCACAAACATGGCCCGTGGCAACTTCAAGCTCTCTCTCACATCGATGTtcaacattgtgtacagttctggtctccacagcaGGAGGGATGTCGTGGCAACAGTGCAGGAGGGATTCGGGATGCTCCTGGAATGgaggctgtagttacaaggagagattggacagggtgggtttgttctctctggaatataggaggctgaggggtgaccttgtagaggtttataaaattatgagcataggtaaggtagacagtcagtcttttgtcaagggtagggaattccagagctagagggcacaggctaaggtgagaggggagaagtttaaaggagatgtggggtggggggggggggtttcactCAGGGTAGTGCGTATCTGGAGTGAGGTGGTTGAGGCACGTGCAATTACCATGTTTGGACAGAGTcttggataggaagggtgtagagggacgggggcctaatgcaggcagatgggactggtgTAGATGGACATCacggttggcatgaacgagttgggccgaagggccttttctgtgctctatgatccTGTGATTGCAGATTGGACTGAACAACAAATAGCATGGTCTGCTGTTGTCACTTCAGTACAAACCACAGTCTGTTCTAACTTTTGCTACAGTCTCATTTCTGTGTGCGAAGGACAAAAACATTCCCAATTCCGTTTGCCATTTACATCTGTTTAACACCCACTGAAAACACAAAGTGCCCTAACCCCGGGTCGCCCTcggcaacaaacaatgtgctggtcCCTCGCGTCTCCTCTGCCACTCTCCTTGCATGCTGGGAGCTCTTTAGCTGCTCGGGTACCAAGCAGATCAgatgggaggtggagaggatgggtGTGAGAGTGCTGTCGGATGTGGAGAAGGGGACGGggtgaggggcgggggggggggggggtggtggatgtTGGATGGATGGGATTTGGAACTTGTGATGCTTGAGCTTCATCTTGGTGGAAGAACTGGGTCCCAGTACTGGTGATGTGTAACAATGTGCTGATGTTTGTGTTCTGGTTAGAACCACTGAGCAGTTCGCTGGTGTTCACTGATTCAGTATCAGCATGCTCCTGGTGGCTACTTGGTTCTGATTACTGTGTGTGTTCAGTTCCAGAGAGCACATCCAGATGGGAAGACGTTCAGTGCAAGGCTCGCCATATCTTGCTGCGTTCCTACGGTGTGCACCGATGCACAGTGCAACTGCAGGTCTACAAGGAATCATCGAGCAGTGTTTGCACCAAGTGTGGCTCCTTGGATGGTTAGGGGCCTGCTCTTTAAAATTAGTGCCTTTTCTACAGATTAAAGTGCAGTATTTGAAACTGTTATCACACAGGAGCTCAGCTTGTGAAGGCCAGCTGTAATATTGCAACCAGACAACATGTCATCTTGCTCTCACTGCCAAAACCTCTCAGCAGCTGATTTGAAGACCCTTTTGTTCTTCAGGCAGCCTCTGGTCATGGGTTTCCTCGCTTTCCCACGTTCCTGTGATCAGTGATTGATTTGTTCACATAACCTTTCAAACTTTTCATTCAGTACACAAACTTTAGCCATTGTGTGAGAGATCAGAGTTTTCATTGGTGACATAACGGTGATCTGGGGCTGAGCAGTACTGCTGCTGGGAACGAGGAGATGGTGGGATGGCCTCATTGTGTCGGACCATTCGATGGACTTTCGAGGGGCAGGTTGAAGGCTGTAATCTGATGTGTTGACTCCTGGTTCACTGCAGCCAGTGTTTTATACCCCTTCGTGTTCCCCTTTACAGCCATGCTTGCATCTGAGCTCCTAACACCTCTTGGAGAGCAGATGGGAACTGAGGCTTCAGTTCCTAGTGGCTGTCCTGCAGTGTTGTCTGGGCAGGGAATGTTTTACTTGCTTCAAGACCATTCATTTCCCAGAGGTGCTGGTTCCTGTTTAATGAAGGTTTAAATGCAGATGTGCCATTTGGAATCACAGGTTGAGCAGGAATAATTACAAAGTTGTGTGCAATAATGTAGTGTTCTGGGATTGGGATTTGGAAGATGCATTACTAATGTCCACCGTTAAACAATATTTAGAGATCAGCACTTTGAACAAGTCTATCTGAATGAAATCTCCTCACTTCACCTTTTGTGACCTCGGCCTCTAATCATTAGAGGAATGTTTAGCCTTTAATCTCCTGGAAGAAATCaggaaattttaaaatgtttataatgAGGAAACACTAAGAAACAAGAGGTAATGATTTGTACAATCTGGTGagattatttttataattaatgTAACGACAGTATTTCTGATGCTGTTCATCACAACCCACTTGTTCTGTTACATTACAGGATGTGCTGTGTCCTGTTTAATGGGATTGTCGCAGAGCTAATCAAATGATGATTACTGGTTACCTGTACTGTACCGTTCCATGGGCAATGGATTCTGTCTGACAAGTAACATTAGGGGTCAGCCTTTGTGCCAAGTGCCACCATCTGTCGCAAGCATCAGACATCTTTAAGCAGTGTGTTTTGGTGCAATAAGGTGCTGGTGCCGTTTGCTGCTCGGATAGGCGACCCGGAATTGCAGTCATCTTGAATTTTCCCCTTCAGCTGGTCGCTGCTGTTCACTTTGTTTGGCAGTGCGGGTGTTACCTGTGGCTGGCGTGGGTGGTGCCCGGTGCGGGTGTTACCTGTGGCTGGCGTGGGTGGTGCCCGGTGCGGTGTTTACCTGTGGCTGGCGTGGGTGGTGCCCGTGCGGGTGTTACCTGTGGGTGGTGCCCGGTGCGGGTGTTACCTGTGGCTGGCGTGGGTGGTGGCCCGGTGCGGGTGTTACCTGTGGCTGGCGTGGGTGGTGCCCGGTGCGGGTGTTACCTGTGGCTGGCGTGGGTGGTGCCCGGTGCGGGTGTTACCTGTGGCTGGCGTGGGTGGTGCCCGGTGCGGGTGTTACCTGTGGGTGGTGCCCGGTGCGGGTGTTACCTGTGGCTGGCGTGGGTGGTGCCCGGTGCGGGTGTTACCTGTGGCTGGCGTGGGTGGTGCCCGGTGCGGGTGTTACCTGTGGCTGGCGTGGGTGGTGCCTGGTGCGGGTGTTACCTGTGGGTGGCGCCCGGTGCAAGTGTTACCTGTGGCTGGTGCCCATGCTGATGTGGGTGGTACCTGTGGGTGGCGCGGATGGTGCCCGATGCGGGTGGTACATGTGGCTGGTGCCCATGGCTGATGTGGGTGGTACCTGTGGGTGGTGCCCGGTGCAGGTGGTACCTGTGGCTGGTGCCCATGGCTGATGTGGGTGATACCTGTGGCTGATGTGGGTGGCGCCCGATGCGGGTGGTACCTGTGGCTCCTGATGCGGGTGGTGCTGCTGTCTGAGGTCACCAGTCTGGGTCCCTGATACCTGATGTTTCTGCTGTGTGCCCCATGGTCAGAGAGATGGGCACATGAAGAACCAAGCATGAGCAGTGACTGCCACGTTCACTTTCAAGGTCTAggctgcagattccctgcttcacTTATTTACAAGTTGTATCCAATCttatctcttcctttcctgtGTTTTAATGCCTCACGTTTCACATTGATATTTGGTGGCAGATTTTGTACATATTTTGATTGAATATTAATGTTGTAACTAACAACCATCCTCGGTACCAATCACCTCCTTCAATGACGTCTCATTCACAGATTTCTCCCTTTGACTCGAGCCCTTCCACGTACAGTGGCtgactgttttattttgttctttttacaGCAATGCGTATTTGCCCAGTTTCTGAATGCTTTTAAATCCATTGCTGTTCAATTTCATTGTTTTGCGATTATTATTGGTCATTATATTTTGCAAAATTGAATTCTCAGTCCCTCAAAATGGGATTTTCTTAAGATGAATACTGGGATAACAGATTTGTCCTTTAAGATAATAAAATATTATCTGATTTGTGTGGATGCTCCCATTTTCTTTGTTTCACTTATCTGCTGATCTGCTGGAGGTGATCCTCGTCAACCTACTTCTCCACTGGATTTGAACTGTGTACCGTCTACCTTGTGGAAATAACATTTTCTGACATGCACCAACCTTCACTTGTCATTGAATTTTGGGGCAGTGCCAATCCTTTCTGTTTGCTCCATGTCCTTTCTCAGTTCCTGATTAGTTTGTGTGTCCTGCTCCATCTATCTCCTTGCCAGGATTTGTGGGGCAGATCCCTGCTCCTGTTGCAGTGATTGATCTCTCAATATCTTTCTTcacaaatcaaaaacaaaactgcatattgcagtgaatctgaaataaaaacctgaaatgctggaaaaacacgcaggtcaggtagcatctgtggagggttgaCATTCAGAGTCCTTTCAGAactcagagaaaacaagttgctgTAAGGAGTggaggaattggaattagtttattgtcacttgtaccgaactacagtggaaaaacctgtcttgcataccgatcgtacagatcaattcatgacacagtgcattgaggtagtacagggtaaaacaatacagaatgcagagtaaagtgtcacagctacagaga
Coding sequences:
- the slc30a4 gene encoding zinc transporter 4; this translates as MATSLWRKLKSFPHQDNLSCMVLSSDTVPLDFSEDEDDVPTFTGAGKLQVGTLDQTDEIAHVPTVICNGTVAASGDNVESCAELKALQEPGFKDELPGDGQCNEEECKHCVKNSELVRQRTVKRKLWIAVTLYSLFTIGELMGGWLSNSLAVMTDAVHMLADVLGIAASLVALYLSARPPSNRFTFGWHRFEALAAVLSVFLIYAVTVGLVYEAVQRTIHQDFEIHADVMIIIAAVGVAINLIMGFLLKQSTHPHSHCPSEKAARGASGNAPERADHSGNLAVRAAFIHALGDVVQSVGVLVAAYIIRFKPAYKIADPICTYIFSFLVLCTTFRIIRDTALIFLEGTPRHLDVHRIRDSLLKIEDVHSVQDLNVWSLTMGRTAAIVHLRLIPESTSRWEDVQCKARHILLRSYGVHRCTVQLQVYKESSSSVCTKCGSLDG